A stretch of DNA from Mucilaginibacter daejeonensis:
TGATGGCCAGTAATGGCAACCTTGCATAATTATCGGTATACGATACGTAGCGGTTAGCGCTAAGGCTTACCCGTGGTGCTACCACAGGCTTCACCTCAGGACAACGAGGAATAGTGCCAAAATACTTCTCTACCAGTTTGATGGTGCTGGCCGAGTTCAGATCGCCACCAATGGTAAGGGTAGCGTTGTTAGGACCATACCAGCGCAAAAAGAAATTCTTAAGGTCGTTAACATTGCTGCGATTCAGATCCTCGATATAGCCGATGGTGAGCCACGAGTAAGGGTGACCGTATGGATAAAGGTTCTTGCTTGAATACTGACTTACCAAACCGTAAGGGCGGTTATCATAATTCTGGCCACGTTCGTTCTTCACGGTGGCGCGCTGTATCTCGAAGCGCTCTTGCGTTACTTGTCCCAGCAAAAAGCCCATGCGGTCGGCCTCAAGCCATATCGCGTTTTCCAATACGTTGGCCGGTACGGTCTCATAATAGTTGGTACGATCACGGTTGGTCGAGCCATTGTTCATACCACCGTTACCGATGGTGATCTTATCGTGTACACCTTTAGGTGCATGCTCCGATCCCTCGAACATCATGTGCTCAAAGAAGTGGGCGAAGCCTGATTTGCCTATCTCTTCACGTGCCGAACCTACGTGGTAGGTCATATCCACGTGTACTAAGGGGTCAGAATGGTCCTCGTGCAGGATAACGGTAAGGCCGTTGGGTAATACATATTTTTCGTAGGGGATCACCAGACCGGTACCGGTCTTGGTCACCTTTTCCACCAGCTTGGCCTGGCCAAATGCAGTGGCACCTGCCGTAAGCAGGGCAATTGTGATGATCGAGGATCTTTTCATGAAGTTAAATCGCGTTGCAGCTAATTTAAACTTTTTAAAGCAACCACGCCAGACCGCTCCGTATTAAACCGTGGGCTATTTTTTAAAGTCGGTGATGAGTAAATGCTCGGTGCAAAAGTCATACTCCTGCTCCTGGTTAGAGCCTACGATCACCAGCCTGCCCTTGGCAAAGCGTTCTACTAGTGTACGGTACCAATGAGCTCCCTGCACGTCCAGGTTGGCGGTAGGTTCATCGAGCATCAGCATGACCGTGTCTGAACAGAAGGCCAGGGCCAGTTTGAGCCGCTGTTTCATGCCTGATGAAAAGTAGCGCACCAGTTTGTTGCGGCTGGCCTGCATACCTAACATATCGATCAAGCCTGCTTGATCCATCCCGGGCACATAAGGCTTGAACTTAAAATGCATCTCAATCACTTCCAGTAGCGTGAAATCCTCGATGAGTTCGAGGTAAGGGGCGGCCAAACTTACGTGGCGATAAAGGTCCTCCACGTGCAGATCCTTCCCTGCATAGCTAAAGCTGACCTTGCCTTCAGAGGGAGACAGGCTGCCGTTCAGTATTTGAAGTAAAGTGGATTTTCCAGAACCATTGGGGCCTAACACCGCATAGCTGCTGCCCGAGGTAAAGGTGCGATCGATACCCCTGAATATCCAGTCGCGGTTAAAGCGGCGGCCGGTATTGGCTAAGGTGATGTTCAGTGCATGGTCCATAATAGATGGTTCATGACCGTGAAAGCGGGGCGTCTATTCGCCAAGCTTCAACGACCATGAACCTAATGCGGTCAAGCGTTGCCGAAACCCTTCATGATACCGCGCTGCGAGCCCTGTATAAAATTCAGGATCTCGTCGCGCTCGGCGGTCGGCTTAAAATCGGCTTCAATGATATCCATGGCCTTACTCACATTGCTGTTCTTAACGAACAGAGTGCGATAAATATCCTGTATCTCATTGATCTTTTCGTCCTTGTAACCCCGGCGGCGCAAGCCTACCGAGTTGATGCCGGCATACGACAGTGGTTCGCGCGCCGCCTTTACGTATGGTGGCACATCCTTACGTACCAGTGAACCACCGGTAACAAAGGCATGCGAACCAATGTTGCAGAACTGATGTATGGCCACCATACCTGCCAACACCACATAATTACCGATGGTAACGTGACCCGCGATGGTGGTGTTATTAGAGAATATGCAGTTATCTCCGATCACGCAATCATGCGCTACGTGGCAGTAGGCCATGATCAGGCAGTTGCTGCCGATCTCGGTCTTCCAGTGATCTTTGGTGCCACGGTTAACGGTAACACATTCACGTATGGTGGTGTTATCGCCAATAGTGGCCAGGGTATTTTCTCCTTTGAATTTAAGGTCTTGCGGAATGGCCGAGATCACAGCGCCCGGAAATATGCGGCAATTTTTGCCAATTCGGGCACCATCCATGATCACCGCGTTAGAGCCGATCCATGAACCTTCACCTATCTCCACATCCTTATGAATGGTCACAAATGGCTCGATCACCACGTTATCAGCGATCTTGGCCTGCGGATGTATGTATGCTAATGGCTGGATCATACTTACTTGGTTTTAACGATCTGTGCCATTAACTCAGCCTCTACCACAATGCGCTCACCTACCATACCGATACCTTTCATTTGGGCGATGCCACGGCGTATAGGTGCGATCAGGTCGCAACGGAAGATCAGGGTATCGCCTGGTACCACTTTGTCTTTAAAACGAGCATTCTCGATCTTAAGGAACAGGGTGATCCAGTTCTCAGGGTCAGGTACAGTGTTCAGTACCAAAATGCCACCTGTTTGAGCCATAGCCTCGATCTGCAACACACCCGGGAACAAAGGTGCGCCAGGGAAGTGACCGGTAAAGAAAGGCTCGTTCATGGTGATGCCCTTCAAACCTACCACGTGGGTCTTGGTCAATTCCAGGATCTTGTCCACCAGCAGCATTGGCGGGCGATGC
This window harbors:
- a CDS encoding ABC transporter ATP-binding protein is translated as MDHALNITLANTGRRFNRDWIFRGIDRTFTSGSSYAVLGPNGSGKSTLLQILNGSLSPSEGKVSFSYAGKDLHVEDLYRHVSLAAPYLELIEDFTLLEVIEMHFKFKPYVPGMDQAGLIDMLGMQASRNKLVRYFSSGMKQRLKLALAFCSDTVMLMLDEPTANLDVQGAHWYRTLVERFAKGRLVIVGSNQEQEYDFCTEHLLITDFKK
- the lpxA gene encoding acyl-ACP--UDP-N-acetylglucosamine O-acyltransferase; this translates as MIQPLAYIHPQAKIADNVVIEPFVTIHKDVEIGEGSWIGSNAVIMDGARIGKNCRIFPGAVISAIPQDLKFKGENTLATIGDNTTIRECVTVNRGTKDHWKTEIGSNCLIMAYCHVAHDCVIGDNCIFSNNTTIAGHVTIGNYVVLAGMVAIHQFCNIGSHAFVTGGSLVRKDVPPYVKAAREPLSYAGINSVGLRRRGYKDEKINEIQDIYRTLFVKNSNVSKAMDIIEADFKPTAERDEILNFIQGSQRGIMKGFGNA